Below is a window of Fibrobacter sp. UWB10 DNA.
TTTCCGCTAATGCATAATGTGGCATACCATCGTATTGAACGCATCGCCGGTTCCGTGATTACGCTCCGTGCCGAAGGTGTAGCAAACCAGGAACTTGCCCAGGTGACAAGTTCGTTCGGAACATCCCTTGCCCGCGTGATCCGTATTGACGGCGACATGGTGGACTTGCAGGTGTTCGCAGGTGCCCGTGGTATTTCGACCGACTCCGAAGTACGCTTCCTTGGCGAACCGATGAAGGTTCCGTACAGCGAAGCCTTGCTTGGCCGCGTGTTTAACGGTGCCGGTAAGCCCCGTGATAACGGCCCCGAAGTGGACGGCGAACGCATTACTATCGGTGGCCCTTCCGTGAACCCCGCAAAGCGTATCATCCCGAAGACGATGGTGCGTACGGGTATCCCGATGATCGACGTGTTCAACACACTCGTGGTTTCGCAGAAGCTTCCGATTTTCTCTATCGCCGGTGAACCGTATAACGAACTCTTGGCCCGTATCGCATTGCAGGCCGAAGTGGACGTGATTATCCTCGGCGGCATGGGCCTGAAGCACGATGACTATCTGTACTTGAAGGACTTCCTCGAAAAGAATGGTGCCTTGAGCCGTACGGTGATGTTCATGCACACCGCCTCTGACCCGATCGTGGAATGCTTGCTCGTGCCGGATGCTTCTTTGGCTGTGGCTGAAAAGTTCGCTACCGAAGGCAAGAACGTGCTCGTGCTTCTCACCGACATGACGAACTTTGCCGACGCCATGAAGGAAATCGCCATTACGATGGAACAGATTCCGTCGAACCGTGGTTATCCCGGCGACCTTTACTCTCAGCTTGCTAGCCGTTACGAAAAGGCTGTGGACTTCGAAGGTTCTGGCTCCATCACCATTCTGGCTGTGACGACCATGCCTGGCGACGACGTGACCCACCCGGTTCCGGATAACACCGGTTACATTACCGAAGGTCAGTTCTACCTGCGTAAGGGCCGTATCGAACCGTTCGGTTCTCTGTCTCGTTTGAAACAGCAGGTGAACGGCAAGACCCGTAGCGACCACCGTACCATCATGAACACCATGATTCAGCTGTACGCAAGCTACAAGGAAACTTTGGAAAAGCAGTCCATGGGCTTCAACATGAGTAACTGGGACCAGAAGCTGTTGAAGTATGGCCAGCGTTTCGAAAGCGAAATGATGGACCTTTCCGTCAACATTCCGCTGGAAAAGGCTTTGGACCTTGGCTGGGAAATCCTTGCTGACTGTTTCGCACCCGAAGAAACGGGTATTCCGACCAAGATGATCAACGAATATTGGCCCAAGAAGGGGTAATATGGCGAAGGTCAAGTTAACTAAAAACGCCCTCAAGGCGGAACGCGACGCATTGAAGCGCTTCCAGCGCTATCTGCCGACGTTGCTCTTGAAAAAGCAGCAGCTGCAGATGGAAATGCGCACGCTCCAGGAGAGGGTGATGGCTAAGCGAGAAGAGGAGGACAAGCTCCGCAAGAGCATGGCTTCCTGGATTTCGCTGTTTGCCGAACCCATCGAATGGTCAAAGTACCTGTCGGTGAAGGAAGTGCGCCAGGGCGAAGGTAACATCGCCGGCGTGAAGATTCCGACATATGACGGGGTAGACTTTAATATCGCCATTCCGGATTTCTTCACCACGCCCGTGTGGCTAGACGACGGTATCAGAAGCCTTCAGGGCCTGATTTCGCTGCGTCTGGAACGCCGCGTGCTCGAAAAGCAGTACGAGCTTCTTTCTAAGGAACTGCGTACCACGAGCCAGCGCGTGAACCTGTTCGAAAAGGTGAAGATTCCCGAGGCGAAGGAAAATATCCGCGTCATCAACATCTTCCTGGGCGACCAGCAGACCAGTGGCGTTGCCCGCAGCAAGCTTGCTAAGGGTAAGGCTACCGCCCGTACCGCTGCCCAGGATGCACTCGCGAAGGAGGCCGCCGCATGATTACTCCTATGAAGAAAGTGACGGTGCTGACGGTTGCAAGTGCAGTTGAAGAGACGCTCCAGGCGCTCCGTACGCTTGAAATTTTGCACCTCACGCCCTTGCAGGCGGCAGCAGGCGCCAAGCTGAACAAGGCCCGCGGCGAAATGAACCGCGTACAGAAGGCCTTGGAAGTGGTGCCCGAAAAGGCCCCGAAGGGTGTGACTCCCGTGAAGGAAGCCGCTCCGGCAGCAAGCCTTATCGATGAAATCCAGAACCTGGTTGCCGAAAGCAAGCAAGCGGAAATCGACAAGGAACAGGCCGAAGAGGAACTCACTAAACTTTCCATGTTCAAGAACCTGGACCCCGCAACGGCAGCAGCACTCGCGGCGAAGGGTATCTATGTCAAACTGTACCAGCTCCATGACGGTAAAATCCCGTTCGAACTCGATGGCGAAGGTTCCATCGAAGAATTCGGTCAGGATGAAAACGGCAAGTATGTAGCTGTCGTGAGCAGGGGAGAAGCCCCTGTCGCCGTGAAGGGTAACTTCACCGAACTCACGATGCCGCAAAAATCGCTTGCCGAATACCGCGAAATGGAAGCGAAAGCCAAGGAAACGCTTGCCCGCGTTGAAAAACGCCTGGGTGAACTTTCGGGCGTCAGGGAATCTATCGAAGACAAACTCCTCGAAGTGGGTGACGACTACCGCATGGTCGAAGCCGAAGCCTCGATGGTGGGCGACAAGAACGTCGCTGCCGTGCAGGGCTTCTGCCCGGCTCCGCGTGTCGGCGAACTCGAGAAGGCCGCCCGCGAACACGGCTGGGGCCTCCTGGTGGACGACCCCGCCGAGGACGACGATATCCCGACGCTGTTGACCTACAGCAAGCTCAGCCGTCCCATGCAGTTCCTGTACGACATCATCGGCATTTCGCCGGGGTACAAGGAAGTGGACGTGTCGGCCGTGTTCCTTTGCTTCTTCAGCATCTTCTTTGCGATGATTGTGGGCGACTCGGCTTACGGCCTGTTGTTCCTCGGTCTGGCACTCTTTGCCCGCTCCAAGATGCCGAAGGCAAACCCTGCTGGTTTCCACTTTATCTACCTCATGAGCATCGCCACCATCGTGTGGGGTGTCATCAACGCAAGTTTCCTCGGACTTTCTCCGGCGCTTGCGGGGTGGACGTATTACCTGGACATCACCAACTACGGCTGGTTGCCTGAACCGCTGAAGAACGCGATGCTCTGGATCCGCACTAGTGCCCCGACTGACCCTGCGAAGTTCGAAGCCTACAAGGCCTTTGCCCAGTCGATCACGATCCTGCCCGATAGCTTCGTGCCGAAGGCAGCAGGTGCCTCCCAGATGCAGCATATCCAGCTGTTCTGCTTCTGCATCGCCGTGGTCCACCTGAGTATCGCTCATATCTGGAACGTGTGCGTGCGCATCAAGCGCAAGGACTCTACGTTCATGGCGCAGGTGGGCTGGCTTATCGGCTGTTGGGTGATGTTCTTCCTTGCGTGCCAGATGGTGCTCGGTATCGATATGCCGAAGTTCGTCATCCCGATGTTCATCGTGGAAGCCGTTCTCCTGGTGCTCTTTACCGTTCCGCCGAAGCGCCTCAAACAGGACTTCATCAGCATCCCGATGCTTGTGCTTGACGTGGTGAACAGCTTTACCGACGTGATCAGTTACATCCGTCTGTTCGCTGTGGGCATGTCCGGTGCGGCCATTGCCGAAGCGTTCAACGACATGCTTTCGCCGCTGTTCGGCTCCGCTGTCGGTATCGCCGGTGCAGCCTTCCTGCTGCTCTTCGTGCATGGCCTGAACATCGCGCTTGCGGTCATGGGCGTCGCGGTCCACGCGGTACGTCTGAATACACTCGAATTTTCAAATGGACTTGGCCAGGAATGGAGCGGATTCGCGTTCGCGCCCTTCGCCAAGCAGAAAAATTAAACCAAGGGATGATTCCCGCTACTTAATGAGGAAAAAACAATGGAACCGAATACAATGGTGACTCTCGCTAAAATGGGTGCTGCAGCTGCGCTTGGCATTGCGGCTATGGGCTCTGCCCTTGGTTGCGGAACGGCCGGTATGTCCGCCATCACGATGTGGAAGAAGGCTTATGCCCAGGGCAAGTCTGCTCTCTTCACACTCTTGGTGTTCGTGGGTGCCCCGATTTCCCAGACGATTTACGGCATGTTGCTCATGAACTTCATCTTGAGCAAGGCAGCCGAAAACGGCTTTACCAACTGGGGCGGCTGCCTCGGCGCCGGTATCTTCGGCGGTCTCGGCATGATGGCTTCTGCCTGGTATCAGGGCAAGTCCGCTGCTGTGGCTTGCGATGCTCTCGGTGAAACCGGCAAGGGCATGGTGAACTACTTGATGGTGCTCGGTATCGTGGAAACCGTGGCCCTGTTCGTTCTCGTGTTCTCCATGATGGTGCTTTAATCCAGCGAGGTAACACGTATGGATCAAGCTCAACTTTTAACGCTCGCGAAACTCGGCGCGGTGGCGGCCCTGGGCCTTGCCGCGGTGGGTTCTGCGCTGGGCTGCGGGACTGCCGGCATGGCGGCCATCGGGGCCTGGAAGAAGGCGTATCTCAAGGGTAAGAACGCGCTGTTTACGCTGCTCATCTTCGTGGGCGCGCCGATTGCGCAGACAATCTACGGCATGTTGCTGATGATGTACATCCTGAACAAGTCCCAGGCGGCCCCGGCCAACTGGGCTGCATACCTGGGTGTCGGCATCTTCGGTGGCATCGGCATGATGGCCAGCGCCTGGTACGTGGGCAAGTCCGCTGCGGACGCCTGCAACGCCCTCGGCGAAACTGGCAAGGGCCTGGTGAACTACCTGATGGTCTTGGGCGTCGGCGAAACCGTCGCACTGTTCGTCATGGTGTTCTCGATGATGTTGGTGTCGTAGGACAAAGTGTCATCCTGAGCGAAGTTTCCTAAGGTCGGTGAGCTTGCCGAACCGCCGAAGGAAACGAAGTCGAAGGAACTCCTAAGCAATGAAAATAGCGGGGCAATGCCCCGCACCCTTTTTTTATAATTGGACTGCGAAAAACAATTAGGATTAGACCATGGTTCAGGAATCTTTTGAATTTGTCGTGTATATGATTCACGCTTGCGCAAACAAGTGGAATCGTTTGCCGTCTTTTGTGTATCGAAAGCTGGCTGAATCAGGCTGTATTCAGAAATTCCTTGTTCCCAATTACGAAATTTTGCATACGCAGAGCACTGATTTCGTCGTCAGCGATATTGAAGAATATCTGAACGTCCGTAAGGTGGCCATATGATCGTCTATCATGGTTCGAACGTTGTTGTTGACAAGCCGGATGTTGAGCATTCTTTTCGACCGCTTGATTTCGGAAAGGGATTCTATGTCACGACGGTGCGTGAACAGGCTGTCCGTTGGGCGCACAGGAAAATCGATATTCTAAAGGATGGGAACCTGAAGCCGATATTGAATGTCTATGACATGGACGATGTCCCTGCCGCACTCTCCGTTAAGACGTTCCCCGATGATTTAGAGGAATGGATTGATTTCGTGTGCAAATGTCGCGATGGTTCCTTGGAATATGCCCAATACGATGTAATTATGGGCAAGGTCGCAAATGACAAGGTTTTCCGTGTAGTGGATATGTATCACTCCGGTATCTGGGATATGCCGCGGGCATTGAAGGAAATAAAGGCTTATCCGACTTACGACCAGATCGCCTTTATCACGCAAAAGGCTATTGATGCGGTCCTGAAATACAAGGGTTGCGAAGAGGTGTAAAATGGTAGACGAAGATGTTCTGGAAAAAGTCTATCAGGAACGCTTAGAAGAGCGCATTATTGCGCATCTTGCGCAGGTGAAGAACTGTTCGCTAGAACAGGCGATGGATATGTATTATAACAGCGAACTGGCTGACAAAATCCATCAAGGGAAAGATGGAATCCAGTATCTGGACTATAAGGTCTTGGTGCAGATACTTGTTGATATGGGAGGTTAAGCCATCTTGGAGATAATCTCTGCGAATCCGTCATTGTCCGCTAGGGCAATTTCGGAAAGAATGTCGGAAAAGGTGTCGGATAGCACGCTCGGGTACCTGAGCCCGGTAGAGTATAGGTTGAAAAGGCTGGCCGCGTAAGGAGCCTGCTTAGGCTAGACTTCGAGTTGAGTCAGTTTCCCGTTTTCCTGTTCCGCCTTGAATATGTCGTAGACATAGGGAGAACTTTCGAGATAAAGCCCGGTTTCCGGGTCAACCAACTTGGCGAATGTTTCAGAAGCGTAGAACCTACGCATAGCCTCGATGAGAGAGAGTTTCTGGTCTTCCATCACATACGAGATGATGTCTCCCGTTATGAGTTCAGCAAGCATTTTTGGCTTAGACATAGGCCGACTCCTTCTTTTTCAACAACGCAATCGCTTTTTCTGAGAGGAAGAGAATCACTGTATCTTCCCTCCGTTCTGTTGGCTGACTAGCGTCAGGTCGTTGATGGCGTCTTCAAATGAGAGTGTATGCTCCACATCGTAGAATTCGACAAGGAAATCCATCGCTCCGTGATTGCATAGATAATCAAAAGCCTGCTTTTCGGTGAGGCTCTTGTTTGCGGCGAACTCGTTGACGCATGCAACGGTATATCTGATCAGTTTCTTGTCCATTTCTTAGATAATATACATCTTGACATCGCCGTTGTCTGTAACGGTGAAACTGTAGTTGGCGATTTCATTAAGCTGTTGCTCGGACATTGTCCACCTCGACAGATGTTATCGGTTGCAAGAAAATTTTCGGGTCGATGTAAAGGTCTTCAAGGATGGGGACCAGGTCGATATAGTCCTCGACGAGTTTGTCCTTGTTCTGGCTATATACGGCATCGACCACCAGGTAGCCGTTGTCCCATTCCTTCACCTTTGCAATCTTGACAAGGCTATACGGCCCCTTGAACCGTATAGTCCGTCCGTTAAAGGAGAAGGATATGTAACATCCGTCATTTGACAGGATTGCCTTAGAATTGACCATATTTGAAATGTAATTTAATTGGCGGGCTTAGTCAATAGCCTTAGGGGTCTGACTAAATGCTCGCTTGCACGATTCCTGTAAAAAAGGTATATTCAATGGTAAAAAGAGGTATATTCTGACTGGGCTTGAAAAATATTTGAAGGATTATTTTGATCGAAAGGAAGCGCTTGCTTACCGTTCAAAGATTATACAGCGTACAGAAAACCTGTTTGAACGAAACGCTTTGTTGGAAGAGTATTATCCACTTCGCTTTTTAATCTGGACGGAAAATGTTGAGAAAAATCGTAATTGAAAATCTGGGTGTGTTTAACCTCATTTTTGCCTAAAAACCACCTACAATTGTGTAAAGCCGCTTCCGCATTTGCGGGAGCGGCTTTTACATAGTGGGGGTGTTGCCTGAACTTTTGCTTTTGTTACAATGTCACTTGTGTTGAGCTGCGGGGGCAAATGTCCGGGCGGTTTTGTCACTTGTGCAAAACGGCCCGGTCTTTTGCCGGAGTGTCTTTTACACTTATACGAAGAAGCCTGAACATTTGGCCGAGCACCTTCACCGCTTAGGTGATGGTGCTGGGGCATTTGCAGGAGCAGCATTTACAAAGTGAGGTTCATGCTAGAGCGTTTGCAGGAGTGGCATTACCACGGTGATGAAGTTGCTTGGGCTTTTGCGCGAGTGGTTTCACCACTTGTGCAAAGGTCTTCGGACAATTGCATAAGCGCTTTTTCCACTTGTGCAAAGGCGCTTGAACTTTTGCGGGAGATGCTTTTACAAGGTGAAGAAGGTGCTTGGACTTTTGCCGGGGCGTGTTGCATTCTTGTGTAAAGGGGCTCGGGCAAACGTCCGAGGGGCAACACCACTTGTGTAAAGGCACTTGAGCATTTGCTGGAGCACCTTCACCGCTTAGGTGATGGTGCTGGGGCATTTGCTGGAGCTGCATTTACAATGTGAAATTCTTGTTTGAGCATTTGCGGAAGCTGCTTATACAAAGTGACAATGGCACTTGGACATTTGCAGGACCTCCAACCACACTTTTGGGCTGCTTTTCGGGGCTTTTGCCCCCTTTTACCACCAGAGTTTCAGGCGCAAGTAGTCGATTGCCTGGTGCGAGAGAATCCACCAGAGTGTGCGTTCTCCGGCGAAAATCTTCGCGATACCTGTCATGCCTGGGCGGAACCACGGGGGAGTCGCCCGCACGAACTCGCCGCGCACGGCGAAGGTGTTCTCCTGGTCCTTGACACTTGCCGTCGGGTTCATGAGCGTGGTGCGGAACCTGTACACGTAATCGGGACGGCTCTTGATGGCCATGAAGCCCTCGCCGCCAAGCCGCACGTTGTTCACTTCGAGTTCGCTTA
It encodes the following:
- a CDS encoding V-type ATP synthase subunit B, which produces MHNVAYHRIERIAGSVITLRAEGVANQELAQVTSSFGTSLARVIRIDGDMVDLQVFAGARGISTDSEVRFLGEPMKVPYSEALLGRVFNGAGKPRDNGPEVDGERITIGGPSVNPAKRIIPKTMVRTGIPMIDVFNTLVVSQKLPIFSIAGEPYNELLARIALQAEVDVIILGGMGLKHDDYLYLKDFLEKNGALSRTVMFMHTASDPIVECLLVPDASLAVAEKFATEGKNVLVLLTDMTNFADAMKEIAITMEQIPSNRGYPGDLYSQLASRYEKAVDFEGSGSITILAVTTMPGDDVTHPVPDNTGYITEGQFYLRKGRIEPFGSLSRLKQQVNGKTRSDHRTIMNTMIQLYASYKETLEKQSMGFNMSNWDQKLLKYGQRFESEMMDLSVNIPLEKALDLGWEILADCFAPEETGIPTKMINEYWPKKG
- a CDS encoding V-type ATP synthase subunit D, which translates into the protein MAKVKLTKNALKAERDALKRFQRYLPTLLLKKQQLQMEMRTLQERVMAKREEEDKLRKSMASWISLFAEPIEWSKYLSVKEVRQGEGNIAGVKIPTYDGVDFNIAIPDFFTTPVWLDDGIRSLQGLISLRLERRVLEKQYELLSKELRTTSQRVNLFEKVKIPEAKENIRVINIFLGDQQTSGVARSKLAKGKATARTAAQDALAKEAAA
- a CDS encoding ATPase, with protein sequence MITPMKKVTVLTVASAVEETLQALRTLEILHLTPLQAAAGAKLNKARGEMNRVQKALEVVPEKAPKGVTPVKEAAPAASLIDEIQNLVAESKQAEIDKEQAEEELTKLSMFKNLDPATAAALAAKGIYVKLYQLHDGKIPFELDGEGSIEEFGQDENGKYVAVVSRGEAPVAVKGNFTELTMPQKSLAEYREMEAKAKETLARVEKRLGELSGVRESIEDKLLEVGDDYRMVEAEASMVGDKNVAAVQGFCPAPRVGELEKAAREHGWGLLVDDPAEDDDIPTLLTYSKLSRPMQFLYDIIGISPGYKEVDVSAVFLCFFSIFFAMIVGDSAYGLLFLGLALFARSKMPKANPAGFHFIYLMSIATIVWGVINASFLGLSPALAGWTYYLDITNYGWLPEPLKNAMLWIRTSAPTDPAKFEAYKAFAQSITILPDSFVPKAAGASQMQHIQLFCFCIAVVHLSIAHIWNVCVRIKRKDSTFMAQVGWLIGCWVMFFLACQMVLGIDMPKFVIPMFIVEAVLLVLFTVPPKRLKQDFISIPMLVLDVVNSFTDVISYIRLFAVGMSGAAIAEAFNDMLSPLFGSAVGIAGAAFLLLFVHGLNIALAVMGVAVHAVRLNTLEFSNGLGQEWSGFAFAPFAKQKN
- a CDS encoding V-type ATP synthase subunit K (produces ATP from ADP in the presence of a proton gradient across the membrane; the K subunit is a nonenzymatic component which binds the dimeric form by interacting with the G and E subunits); this encodes MEPNTMVTLAKMGAAAALGIAAMGSALGCGTAGMSAITMWKKAYAQGKSALFTLLVFVGAPISQTIYGMLLMNFILSKAAENGFTNWGGCLGAGIFGGLGMMASAWYQGKSAAVACDALGETGKGMVNYLMVLGIVETVALFVLVFSMMVL
- a CDS encoding V-type ATP synthase subunit K (produces ATP from ADP in the presence of a proton gradient across the membrane; the K subunit is a nonenzymatic component which binds the dimeric form by interacting with the G and E subunits), translated to MDQAQLLTLAKLGAVAALGLAAVGSALGCGTAGMAAIGAWKKAYLKGKNALFTLLIFVGAPIAQTIYGMLLMMYILNKSQAAPANWAAYLGVGIFGGIGMMASAWYVGKSAADACNALGETGKGLVNYLMVLGVGETVALFVMVFSMMLVS
- a CDS encoding DUF3791 domain-containing protein → MVQESFEFVVYMIHACANKWNRLPSFVYRKLAESGCIQKFLVPNYEILHTQSTDFVVSDIEEYLNVRKVAI
- a CDS encoding DUF3990 domain-containing protein, with the protein product MIVYHGSNVVVDKPDVEHSFRPLDFGKGFYVTTVREQAVRWAHRKIDILKDGNLKPILNVYDMDDVPAALSVKTFPDDLEEWIDFVCKCRDGSLEYAQYDVIMGKVANDKVFRVVDMYHSGIWDMPRALKEIKAYPTYDQIAFITQKAIDAVLKYKGCEEV
- a CDS encoding DUF3791 domain-containing protein, which translates into the protein MDKKLIRYTVACVNEFAANKSLTEKQAFDYLCNHGAMDFLVEFYDVEHTLSFEDAINDLTLVSQQNGGKIQ